Proteins encoded together in one Vitis vinifera cultivar Pinot Noir 40024 chromosome 4, ASM3070453v1 window:
- the LOC104879012 gene encoding EG45-like domain containing protein: protein MSKNEHLQLAASLLIFSCLLHVCSGDIGTAGQYAPPYLPTACYGNDVSKFPSSNLFASAGDGIWDNGAACGRQYFVRCLSAQTPGICKAGQIIKVNIVDRASRNGVMLVLSTIAFGAIANPSASFVNIEFAEA from the exons atgTCGAAGAATGAACACCTCCAATTGGCGGCCTCGCTTCTCATATTTTCATGTCTTCTTCATGTCTGCTCAGGAGATATTGGGACAGCAGGCCAATATGCTCCCCCATATCTGC CAACTGCCTGCTACGGCAACGATGTGTCTAAGTTCCCATCAAGCAACTTATTCGCGTCAGCCGGAGATGGGATATGGGACAATGGAGCAGCGTGCGGCAGGCAGTACTTTGTCAGGTGCTTGAGCGCACAAACTCCGGGGATATGCAAAGCTGGTCAGATCATAAAAGTGAATATTGTGGATAGAGCCTCTAGGAATGGAGTGATGCTTGTTCTTTCTACTATTGCATTTGGGGCTATTGCTAATCCTTCTGCTTCTTTCGTTAACATAGAGTTTGCCGA AGCTTGA